From a region of the Oncorhynchus mykiss isolate Arlee chromosome 32, USDA_OmykA_1.1, whole genome shotgun sequence genome:
- the tnfa gene encoding tumor necrosis factor: MEGDCSRVTVDLENGPVSPTVTLVREKSTQRWRLCGALLAMALCVSAALFFTKKQDHIEKADEIQHTLRQLSGNIKAAIHLEGEYNTYGDYKSSVEWTDDEGQGFSQGGLKLNNNEIVIPQMGLYFIYSQVSFHVSCKADPKHPNNQDMVHLSNTVTRWSPSYGTEDNKQYQPLLNSVRTVCKKSSNGEAASEGKWYNAVYMGAVFSLEKGDRLRTVTENRLLPHLESGAGKNFFGVFAL; the protein is encoded by the exons ATGGAAGGTGATTGCAGCAGAGTGACGGTGGACTTGGAGAATGGCCCTGTGTCACCGACCGTGACCCTGGTGCGGGAGAAGTCCACACAACGTTGGAGGCTGTGTGGTGCCCTGCTGGCCATGGCGCTGTGTGTCTCAGCTGCACTCTTCTTTACCAAG AAACAAGATCACATCGAGAAAGCTGATG aAATTCAGCATACCCTGAGACAACTCTCTGGAAACATAAAGGCTGCCATTCATTTAGAAG GTGAATACAACACCTATGGTGATTACAAGTCCTCAGTGGAGTGGACAGATGACGAGGGCCAGGGATTCTCACAGGGGGGTCTTAAACTCAACAACAACGAAATTGTTATTCCCCAGATGGGCCTCTACTTTATCTACAGCCAGGTCTCTTTCCACGTCAGCTGCAAGGCCGACCCCAAGCACCCTAACAACCAGGACATGGTTCACCTGAGTAACACGGTCACGCGCTGGTCCCCAAGCTACGGCACCGAAGACAACAAGCAGTACCAGCCGCTGCTCAACTCTGTACGCACCGTGTGTAAGAAGTCTTCCAACGGCGAGGCTGCGAGTGAAGGAAAATGGTATAACGCCGTGTACATGGGAGCCGTGTTCAGCCTGGAGAAGGGAGACAGGCTCCGGACAGTCACAGAGAACAGGCTTCTGCCCCATCTGGAGAGTGGCGCTGGGAAGAACTTCTTCGGCGTGTTCGCCTTGTAA